CTGACGGCTTATTGCTGTTATTATTCACCACACAGATCCTGCATGGCAAAAGCCTTACAGTACAAGCTTTTTACTCCCTGCATATCCTGATCCTGGGCATCGCCACCCTGTTGATGATGATTGCCGTTTTTCGCGCTAACCGCGGAGATGATCATGATGATGAAGGCAAGATGTCCAAAGAAGAGCAACAAAGACTGCAAAAGCTGGATATCTCCCAGGGTACCATTGAGCACATTGCAGATGAAATGAAAAAGGACCAGGAGCAGTGGGAAAATACCCTACAGGAAGAAAATGTACAGTTACAACAATTTGGTCTTGCCCATGCCCTGAGAAGCACACTGGCTACCGGTGCATTCTTTTTACTGGGAGGCCTCATCGCTTTTGTGCCCTACCTGGCACAGGAGAATTTCACAAAAGCATCTGAACTCAGCCTTACACTCAGCATCTTTGCCCTGCTGTTCTTTGCATATCTGAAATCACGCATCACAGGGCAACACATTACCCGCATGGCTTTGCGTTATGTGCTTACCGGCGGATTAGTGATCTTAGCCTCTTACCTGATAGCCATCGCTATTTAACATGTTTGCGGCGATGTAACAACACACATGCGAATGCAATCACTGCTGCTCCAAGAGAGAGGAACAAACCAATTTTCTGTTCCGGGCAGATCCCCATTTCGCAACGGGAAAAGATGAGCATGTTCCGGAAATACCAGGCAGCGAGAAAAGCACTGGTGAATAAATTAACCCGGGGAGACCATTCCTTATTGATCAGGAACAATACCAATACCATCACTGCTACCGCAATCCCCAGTTTTCCCGGTTCCCCAAAGCTGGAGCCCTTGGTGTTCATACCCGTGAACAAGAGTGTCTGCCCGTCTACATGAATACTGATCCAGGGAAGGAATGCACTGATTATAACGATGATGGAGGCGATGACGCCAATAATACTGCTTTTGGTCATTACTCGGAATTAAAGCAGCAAAGTAAAAGTTTATAAACGAAAAAGAAAAACCGGGGTTGGTGAATTCCCCCAACCCCGGTTTGCTTAATACTGCAGATCCAGTACCCGCCTGGCTATGTCAAAGCCGGTCTGTTTACCGGTCTCACTGTCGAACTCGTAATGGATACCACCATAGACCCGGGAAATGGCCGCTTCATTGATCATGCTCTGAATGTTAATAAAGGAACGGGGAGCAAAACCCTCCGGTACTTTCTGCTGATCCGTGAAGGAGAAATTGCTTCCGAACCGGGCAATTAAAATGCTTCCGGCAGCTGCTGTAAATGTAGCATGGCCTGAAGTGTAAGCCGGGAAAGGCGGCGTGCCGATAGTGGGCATCCAGCTACTATCTATATAAGTACGGATGTAAGTAACAGGGCGTAACAAGTTATACCTGTACTTGTACTTCCAGCAAAGGATCCCCGCATCGTTCAAACTGATACCTACCTGTGCAAAGAGCCTGGCTGCGGAAGCAAGACTTAAATTCTTTTCAACC
This DNA window, taken from Chitinophaga niabensis, encodes the following:
- a CDS encoding VIT1/CCC1 transporter family protein, yielding MDIRNKAAIRSSGWRTDLLIGFPDGLLLLLFTTQILHGKSLTVQAFYSLHILILGIATLLMMIAVFRANRGDDHDDEGKMSKEEQQRLQKLDISQGTIEHIADEMKKDQEQWENTLQEENVQLQQFGLAHALRSTLATGAFFLLGGLIAFVPYLAQENFTKASELSLTLSIFALLFFAYLKSRITGQHITRMALRYVLTGGLVILASYLIAIAI